In Streptomyces chartreusis NRRL 3882, the following are encoded in one genomic region:
- a CDS encoding pectate lyase family protein gives MNVRKCHDHARVKVAAVVGCAALVLSLSGTAAQAGPRDVARQTLGANDGWGAYGTGTTGGAAADAAHVYTVTTWEQFKAALKDGGSAPRIIKVKGMIDAVSQGCEAFEAEGYDFQKYLAAYDPAVWGHDKPVSGEQEDLRAASAARQDKVIKAAVPANTTIIGVGKDSGILGGSLQIKGVDNVIVRNLTIEAPVDCFPQWDPADDNKTGAWNSEYDGVVVYGSTHVWVDHNTLTDGRHPDSSLPSYFGKTYQQHDGLLDVVRGSNHVTVSWNSFKDHDKTMLIGNSDSATADDTGKLKVTLHHNRFEGIVERAPRVRFGQVDSYNNHFVVTKGQKWGYVYGIGKESRLVAEHNAFTLAPGISPAKILKKWNEAPVTAGANYVNGKAVDLIAVHNAEIPGETLQSGAGWTPTLRAGVDPAKAVPGIVDARAGAGRVC, from the coding sequence ATGAACGTTCGGAAGTGTCATGATCATGCCAGAGTTAAGGTCGCCGCGGTGGTCGGATGTGCCGCGCTCGTGCTGTCCCTCAGCGGTACCGCCGCGCAGGCCGGGCCCCGGGACGTGGCCCGCCAGACGCTCGGGGCCAACGACGGGTGGGGTGCGTACGGCACCGGTACCACGGGTGGGGCCGCGGCCGATGCGGCGCACGTCTACACCGTCACCACCTGGGAGCAGTTCAAGGCCGCCCTGAAGGACGGCGGGTCCGCGCCCAGGATCATCAAGGTGAAGGGGATGATCGACGCCGTCTCCCAGGGCTGTGAGGCGTTCGAGGCCGAGGGGTACGACTTCCAGAAGTACCTCGCCGCCTACGACCCCGCCGTCTGGGGACACGACAAGCCGGTCAGCGGTGAACAGGAGGACCTGAGGGCCGCGTCCGCCGCCCGGCAGGACAAGGTCATCAAGGCGGCCGTGCCCGCCAACACCACCATCATCGGCGTGGGCAAGGACTCCGGGATCCTCGGCGGCAGCCTCCAGATCAAGGGCGTCGACAACGTCATCGTCCGGAACCTGACCATCGAGGCCCCGGTCGACTGCTTCCCGCAGTGGGACCCGGCCGACGACAACAAGACCGGCGCCTGGAACAGTGAGTACGACGGGGTGGTGGTCTACGGCTCCACGCACGTGTGGGTCGACCACAACACGCTGACCGACGGCCGCCACCCCGACAGTTCCCTGCCGTCCTACTTCGGCAAGACCTACCAGCAGCACGACGGACTCCTCGACGTCGTGCGCGGCTCCAACCACGTCACCGTGTCCTGGAACTCGTTCAAGGACCACGACAAGACCATGCTGATCGGCAACAGCGACAGCGCCACCGCCGACGACACGGGCAAGCTGAAGGTCACGCTGCACCACAACCGCTTCGAGGGCATCGTCGAGCGGGCGCCGCGGGTGCGGTTCGGGCAGGTCGACTCGTACAACAACCACTTCGTGGTCACCAAGGGCCAGAAGTGGGGCTACGTCTACGGCATCGGCAAGGAGTCCCGGCTCGTCGCCGAGCACAACGCGTTCACCCTGGCACCGGGCATCAGCCCGGCGAAGATCCTCAAGAAGTGGAACGAGGCGCCGGTCACGGCGGGGGCCAACTACGTCAACGGCAAGGCCGTCGACCTGATCGCCGTGCACAACGCGGAGATCCCCGGGGAGACGCTCCAGTCGGGTGCCGGCTGGACGCCGACGCTGCGGGCCGGCGTCGACCCGGCGAAGGCGGTCCCGGGCATCGTCGACGCCCGCGCGGGCGCCGGCCGCGTGTGCTGA
- a CDS encoding dienelactone hydrolase family protein, whose amino-acid sequence MDAHERLGRRTFVAGAGAALLAAGPVSSAEAAVVDGPLPDFHPALKDALTFPLAWGRSPIRDFRAWRRAARATVEEHLLVDRQDGTPYAPEVVGRAQGEGYTRELVAVSLTRYERVRGALLTPHGRGPFPAVLLLHDHGARFDIGKEKMVRPWYDDTRLASARAWADKYFSGRFVGDELARRGYVVLCLDALGWGDRGPLAYDQQQALASTFYQLGSSLAGLMAREDQRAAAFLAGLDRVDARRVAAVGFSMGAYRAWQTAALGDDIAAAASVCWMTGLKEMMVPGNNTLRGQSAYYMLHPGLARHLDIPDVASIAAPRPMLFLDGGLDTLFPAEGVRVAYDKLRAVWRSRHAEERIRTKTWPELGHVFTHQMQDEVFSWLDDVL is encoded by the coding sequence ATGGACGCCCATGAGCGGCTCGGCCGGCGGACGTTCGTCGCCGGGGCGGGCGCGGCCCTGCTGGCCGCGGGACCGGTGAGTTCGGCGGAGGCGGCGGTCGTGGACGGTCCGCTGCCCGACTTCCACCCCGCGCTGAAGGACGCCCTGACCTTCCCGCTCGCCTGGGGGAGATCCCCGATCCGCGACTTCCGCGCCTGGCGGCGTGCCGCCCGGGCCACGGTCGAGGAGCACCTGCTCGTCGACCGGCAGGACGGGACGCCGTACGCCCCGGAGGTCGTCGGTCGTGCCCAGGGGGAGGGATACACAAGGGAGTTGGTGGCCGTCTCCCTCACCCGCTACGAACGCGTGCGCGGCGCCCTGCTCACCCCGCACGGCAGGGGACCCTTCCCCGCCGTGCTGCTCCTGCACGACCACGGCGCCAGGTTCGACATCGGCAAGGAGAAGATGGTCCGGCCCTGGTACGACGACACGCGTCTCGCCTCCGCGCGGGCCTGGGCGGACAAGTACTTCAGCGGGCGGTTCGTCGGAGACGAACTGGCCCGGCGCGGCTATGTCGTGCTGTGCCTGGACGCGCTCGGCTGGGGCGACCGCGGGCCGCTCGCCTACGACCAGCAGCAGGCCCTCGCCTCCACCTTCTACCAGCTCGGCTCCTCACTCGCCGGGCTCATGGCCCGGGAGGACCAGCGGGCCGCCGCCTTCCTGGCGGGACTCGACCGGGTGGACGCCCGGCGGGTCGCGGCCGTCGGCTTCTCCATGGGCGCCTACCGCGCCTGGCAGACCGCCGCCCTCGGCGACGACATCGCGGCCGCCGCGAGCGTGTGCTGGATGACCGGCCTGAAAGAAATGATGGTGCCCGGCAACAACACGCTGCGCGGGCAGTCGGCGTACTACATGCTCCACCCCGGGCTTGCCCGGCATCTCGACATCCCCGACGTGGCGAGCATCGCCGCACCCAGGCCGATGCTGTTCCTCGACGGCGGGCTCGACACGCTCTTCCCGGCCGAGGGCGTACGGGTCGCGTACGACAAGCTGCGTGCCGTCTGGCGGTCGCGCCACGCCGAGGAGCGGATACGGACGAAGACGTGGCCGGAGCTCGGCCACGTCTTCACCCACCAGATGCAGGACGAGGTCTTCAGCTGGCTCGACGACGTCCTGTGA
- a CDS encoding rhamnogalacturonan acetylesterase, with the protein MSLSRRQVAAAGIAAVPLALSVTRTAQAGGRRSRTLYIAGDSTAAQKYANAAPETGWGMALPFFLRQELLVANHAVNGRSSKSFVDEGRLEVILSAIRPGDFLLIQFGHNDEKAEDPSRYTEPWTTYQDHLRMYVEGARARGARPVFATSVERRKFDGGGNALPTHGEYPAAMRALAAEERVAVLDVQALSLALWQELGVEETKKYFNWTATEQDNTHFNPPGAIAVARLVAKELLRTRVLGPRDVRRLDERIPESWITWPQAAA; encoded by the coding sequence GTGTCTCTCAGCCGAAGACAAGTGGCTGCGGCGGGTATCGCCGCCGTACCCCTCGCGCTCTCCGTCACCCGTACCGCACAAGCCGGTGGTCGCCGGAGCCGCACCCTCTACATCGCCGGTGATTCCACCGCCGCCCAGAAGTACGCGAACGCCGCGCCCGAGACCGGGTGGGGTATGGCGCTTCCGTTCTTTCTCCGTCAGGAGCTGCTGGTCGCCAACCATGCGGTGAACGGGCGTAGTTCCAAGAGCTTCGTCGACGAAGGGCGGCTGGAGGTCATTCTCTCCGCCATTCGGCCCGGCGACTTCCTTCTCATCCAGTTCGGGCACAACGATGAGAAGGCGGAGGACCCGTCTCGGTACACCGAGCCCTGGACGACGTATCAGGACCATCTGCGGATGTACGTCGAGGGGGCCCGGGCCCGTGGAGCGCGGCCCGTGTTCGCCACCTCCGTCGAACGGCGGAAGTTCGACGGAGGCGGGAATGCCCTTCCGACGCACGGTGAGTACCCGGCGGCCATGCGGGCGCTCGCCGCCGAGGAGCGGGTCGCGGTGCTCGACGTGCAGGCGCTGTCGCTCGCCCTGTGGCAGGAGCTCGGGGTCGAGGAGACGAAGAAGTACTTCAACTGGACCGCCACCGAGCAGGACAACACGCACTTCAATCCGCCGGGCGCGATCGCCGTGGCCCGGCTCGTGGCGAAGGAGCTGCTCCGGACCCGGGTGCTCGGGCCGCGCGATGTGCGCCGGCTGGACGAGCGGATCCCCGAGTCGTGGATCACCTGGCCGCAGGCCGCCGCGTAA
- a CDS encoding ABC transporter substrate-binding protein has product MKISNRRSRRAATAVALGAVLALTATACGDDGSGAGGDKGADGSGKGKIVFWDNNGGVRTEAWKEIIADFEKANPEIKVEYVGIASTEYQSKVDTALQGGGLPDVGGVGAAMLAGFAAQGALEPLDERLAESSLDGKLNKDMVESLKAAGGGDDKLYSIPTSANNGVLYYRTDLFEKAGLEEPTTWERFFTAADKLTNKGKNEFGYTIRGGAGSIAQALDAMYGQSGITSFWDSSGEKTTVNDPKNVAALEKYAKLYKKVTPAADLNNDFTKMVAQWDSGTIGMLNHNLGSYQDHVKALGVDKFRGIPQPTGPGGKRVQVSNPVDGLGLFKSSKNKDAAWKFIEFATSKAENSKFNESAGQVPSNTDAAKDAWISKAEPTKLAADALSDGSTTIVQLPYYLPDWNTISKADNEPNFQKVLLGKMSAKEFLDTLAEQLNAAQEEWDQQKG; this is encoded by the coding sequence ATGAAGATCAGCAATCGCAGAAGCAGGCGCGCCGCCACGGCCGTCGCCCTGGGGGCCGTGCTCGCGCTGACCGCCACCGCCTGCGGTGACGACGGCAGCGGGGCGGGCGGTGACAAGGGCGCCGACGGAAGCGGCAAGGGCAAGATCGTCTTCTGGGACAACAACGGCGGTGTCCGCACCGAGGCCTGGAAGGAGATCATCGCCGACTTCGAGAAGGCGAACCCCGAGATCAAGGTCGAGTACGTCGGGATCGCCTCCACCGAGTACCAGTCCAAGGTCGACACCGCCCTCCAGGGCGGCGGTCTGCCGGACGTCGGCGGTGTGGGCGCGGCGATGCTCGCGGGGTTCGCGGCACAGGGCGCGCTGGAGCCGCTGGACGAGCGGCTCGCCGAGTCCTCGCTCGACGGCAAGCTCAACAAGGACATGGTCGAGTCGCTGAAGGCGGCCGGCGGCGGTGACGACAAGCTGTACTCGATTCCGACCTCCGCCAACAACGGTGTCCTGTACTACCGCACCGACCTGTTCGAGAAGGCGGGGCTGGAGGAGCCCACGACCTGGGAGCGGTTCTTCACGGCCGCCGACAAGCTCACGAACAAGGGGAAGAACGAGTTCGGCTACACCATCCGTGGCGGCGCGGGCTCCATCGCCCAGGCGCTCGACGCGATGTACGGGCAGTCCGGGATCACCTCGTTCTGGGACTCCAGTGGTGAGAAGACCACGGTCAACGACCCCAAGAACGTGGCGGCGCTGGAGAAGTACGCGAAGCTGTACAAGAAGGTCACCCCTGCGGCCGACCTCAACAACGACTTCACCAAGATGGTCGCGCAGTGGGACTCCGGCACGATCGGGATGCTGAACCACAACCTCGGGTCGTACCAGGACCATGTGAAGGCGCTCGGGGTCGACAAGTTCCGCGGCATTCCGCAGCCGACCGGGCCCGGCGGGAAGCGGGTTCAGGTCTCCAACCCGGTGGACGGCCTCGGGCTGTTCAAGAGCTCCAAGAACAAGGACGCCGCCTGGAAGTTCATCGAGTTCGCCACGTCGAAGGCGGAGAACTCGAAGTTCAACGAGTCGGCGGGACAGGTGCCGTCGAACACGGACGCCGCGAAGGATGCGTGGATCTCGAAGGCCGAGCCCACGAAGCTGGCCGCTGACGCGTTGTCCGACGGGTCGACGACGATTGTGCAGTTGCCGTACTACCTGCCGGACTGGAACACGATCTCCAAGGCCGACAATGAGCCGAACTTTCAGAAGGTGCTGCTCGGGAAGATGAGTGCGAAGGAATTCCTGGACACGTTGGCTGAGCAGCTGAACGCCGCGCAGGAGGAGTGGGACCAGCAGAAGGGTTGA
- a CDS encoding pectate lyase family protein, with translation MRRAAALLLGACLLWPAAPASAVERAPVGWASTGSGTTGGAGGRTWTVDTRAELKEALAGDGDPTAPKVIRVVGDINGHESDDGSLLGEQDYAPGYDLGRYMSCFGEDGALWSDTRFDYCKQQRQLRQTGSNREKAQIQLTVPSNTTLVGVGRDARLLGVFLTVNTGSNIVVRNLRLEAPVDHFTSWSPDDGTQGSWNARFDALTVITGKNIWVDHCTFTDGRFPDREAPLGFHGERVQRHDGLLDIEDGSDFVTVSDSRFEDHDKAILIGSGDGRGDRDRGHLKVTFVRNLFSDIVQRAPRVRFGQVHVVNNVYRGRDPLYALGAGVESAVFSERNVFRHPRPPQTVAAYGGEHFHDTGSWFNGRPAGLNAVASRLGLTDDVGWDPADVYDYRALPSPSAVERYVLRHAGAGRPYGRP, from the coding sequence GTGCGTAGGGCCGCGGCGCTCCTCCTCGGTGCGTGCCTGCTCTGGCCGGCCGCGCCGGCCTCGGCCGTCGAACGCGCCCCCGTCGGCTGGGCCTCGACCGGCTCCGGCACCACCGGCGGGGCGGGCGGCAGGACCTGGACGGTGGACACCCGCGCCGAACTCAAGGAGGCCTTGGCGGGCGACGGCGATCCCACCGCGCCCAAGGTCATCCGGGTCGTCGGCGACATCAACGGCCACGAGAGCGACGACGGTTCCCTGCTCGGCGAGCAGGACTACGCGCCCGGCTACGACCTCGGCCGCTACATGTCCTGCTTCGGCGAGGACGGCGCCCTCTGGTCCGACACCCGCTTCGACTACTGCAAGCAGCAGCGGCAGCTGCGCCAGACCGGCTCGAACAGGGAGAAGGCGCAGATCCAGCTCACCGTGCCGAGCAACACGACCCTCGTCGGCGTGGGCCGGGACGCCCGGCTGCTCGGGGTGTTCCTGACGGTCAACACCGGCAGCAACATCGTCGTGCGGAACCTGCGCCTGGAGGCGCCCGTCGACCACTTCACCAGCTGGTCCCCGGACGACGGCACGCAGGGCAGCTGGAACGCCCGCTTCGACGCGCTGACCGTGATCACCGGCAAGAACATCTGGGTCGACCACTGCACCTTCACCGACGGCCGGTTCCCCGACCGCGAGGCGCCCCTCGGATTCCACGGCGAGCGCGTGCAGCGGCACGACGGACTGCTGGACATCGAGGACGGCTCCGACTTCGTCACCGTCTCCGACAGCCGGTTCGAGGACCACGACAAGGCGATCCTCATCGGGTCGGGCGACGGGCGCGGCGACCGGGACCGGGGGCATCTCAAGGTGACCTTCGTCCGCAACCTGTTCAGCGACATCGTGCAGCGCGCCCCGCGGGTCCGCTTCGGGCAGGTGCACGTCGTCAACAACGTCTACCGCGGCCGGGATCCCCTGTACGCCCTGGGCGCCGGCGTGGAGTCCGCGGTCTTCTCCGAGCGCAACGTCTTCCGGCATCCGCGGCCGCCCCAGACCGTCGCCGCCTACGGGGGCGAGCACTTCCACGACACGGGCTCCTGGTTCAACGGCCGGCCCGCCGGCCTGAACGCGGTGGCGAGCCGTCTCGGACTCACCGACGACGTCGGCTGGGACCCCGCCGACGTCTACGACTACCGCGCCCTGCCGTCCCCGTCGGCCGTCGAGCGGTACGTGCTGCGGCACGCCGGAGCCGGGAGGCCGTATGGACGCCCATGA
- a CDS encoding pectinesterase family protein yields MPSQPHVSLSRRKFLVTSAAAGAVVGLAAVPARAAGTRPRPFGRYGSPAARPDPKTLYVHPGGAGDFTTVRDAVAAATGSGYTLVIAPGVYRQTVAVDPARTEMTWIGASENPRDVVIVYDNAAGTPKPGGGTYGTTGSATTTVQADGFTARWITFANDWLRADHPGITGTQAVALKVQGDRSAFHHCRFLGHQDTLYADSVALGTFARQYFAHCYAEGDVDFVFGRATAVFEQCRFRTLNRTDLPAAPYGFVFAPSTAGANPLGYLVTRSRVDSEAPDGYYKLARPWVPSSDTTARPMLTVRDTWLGPGIDAVAPYANMSNDRPWQSMRFAEYRNTGPGAAVSVPENRPRLSRAQATLHTKETYLGDWRPGA; encoded by the coding sequence ATGCCCTCGCAGCCCCATGTCTCCCTCTCCCGCCGGAAGTTCCTCGTCACGAGCGCCGCCGCGGGTGCCGTCGTCGGCCTTGCCGCCGTCCCCGCGAGGGCCGCAGGCACCCGGCCGCGCCCGTTCGGCCGGTACGGCTCACCGGCCGCGCGCCCCGACCCGAAGACCCTCTACGTCCACCCGGGCGGCGCCGGTGACTTCACCACGGTCCGGGACGCCGTGGCCGCCGCGACCGGCAGCGGATACACCCTCGTCATCGCCCCGGGCGTCTACCGGCAGACCGTCGCCGTCGACCCCGCCCGTACCGAGATGACCTGGATCGGGGCGAGCGAGAACCCCCGTGACGTCGTCATCGTGTACGACAACGCGGCCGGGACGCCCAAGCCCGGCGGCGGCACCTACGGCACCACCGGGTCCGCCACCACCACCGTGCAGGCCGACGGCTTCACCGCCCGCTGGATCACCTTCGCCAACGACTGGCTGCGCGCCGACCACCCCGGCATCACCGGCACCCAGGCCGTCGCCCTCAAGGTCCAGGGCGACCGGTCCGCCTTCCACCACTGCCGCTTCCTCGGCCACCAGGACACCCTGTACGCCGACTCCGTGGCGCTGGGCACCTTCGCCCGGCAGTACTTCGCCCACTGCTACGCCGAGGGGGACGTCGACTTCGTCTTCGGGCGGGCGACCGCCGTCTTCGAGCAGTGCCGGTTCCGGACCCTGAACCGGACCGACCTGCCGGCCGCCCCGTACGGGTTCGTCTTCGCCCCGTCGACGGCCGGTGCCAACCCGCTCGGGTACCTGGTGACCAGGAGCCGCGTCGACAGCGAGGCTCCCGACGGTTACTACAAGCTGGCCCGCCCCTGGGTGCCCAGCTCCGACACCACCGCCCGCCCCATGCTCACCGTCCGGGACACCTGGCTCGGCCCGGGCATCGACGCGGTCGCGCCCTACGCCAACATGTCGAACGACCGTCCCTGGCAGTCGATGCGGTTCGCCGAGTACCGCAACACCGGGCCGGGCGCCGCCGTGTCCGTGCCCGAGAACCGGCCCCGGCTGAGCCGCGCGCAGGCCACGCTGCACACCAAGGAGACGTACCTCGGCGACTGGCGGCCCGGTGCGTAG
- a CDS encoding family 43 glycosylhydrolase: MRPRTLLLPFLALTGLLLTLLTAPPSTADSGAPPVKHSKYAGYLFAYFTGEGTADGEQIRYALSRGNDALHWRELNAGKPVLTSTIGEKGLRDPFVIRSPKGDKFFLIATDLRMYQNSSGSWDQVQRHGSKSIMVWESTDLVHWTDQRLVKVSPDNAGNTWAPEAYWDDELGEYVVFWASKLYADDDPDHKGDTYNKMMYATTKDFRTFSEPKIWNDPGYSVIDSTVVKYKDEYYRYTKDERDPSSSSPCSKFITGEKSTSLTSTKYDFVADCIGKGAMDRGEGPTVFKSNTEKKWYLFIDEYGGRGYVPFETTDLASGKWTPSTNYQLPASPRHGTVLPVTQKEYDRLLTAYPSTPTSVVDATAKHEKGYSIVTESASKVVLPMEPNADLRNLAPKLWVGEGATLSPKSGTRRDFRTPQKYTVTAADGTKRTWTVEAVRTRSPMLPGLNADPDVHYLDGRYWIYPTTDGFQGWSGTRFKAYSSKDLVHWKDHGVILDLGPDVTWADKYAWAPAIAERNGKYYFYFCAEQQIGVAVADSPAGPFTDALGKPLVAKGGALKGQMIDPSVFTDDDGQAYLYWGNGHGYVVPLNDDMVSYDASKVKDITPDNFREGSFVIKRKGTYYFMWSEDDTRSENYHVAYATGPSPLGPWTKRGTILEKRPEYGILGTGHHSVVNTPGTDDWYMVYHRFALNGPGRPGGDGMHRETTIDRMEFAADGTIKPVVPTLEGIEPVRR, from the coding sequence ATGCGCCCCCGCACGCTCCTGCTGCCGTTCCTGGCCCTGACCGGCCTCCTCCTGACCCTTCTCACGGCGCCACCCAGCACCGCGGACTCCGGAGCACCACCCGTGAAGCACTCCAAGTACGCCGGCTATCTCTTCGCCTACTTCACGGGCGAGGGCACCGCCGACGGCGAGCAGATCCGTTACGCCCTGAGCCGGGGCAACGACGCGCTGCACTGGCGTGAGCTGAACGCCGGCAAGCCGGTTCTGACGTCGACGATCGGAGAGAAGGGCCTGCGCGACCCCTTCGTGATCCGCTCCCCCAAGGGCGACAAGTTCTTCCTGATCGCGACCGACCTGCGGATGTACCAGAACTCCAGCGGCAGCTGGGACCAGGTGCAGCGGCACGGCAGCAAGTCGATCATGGTCTGGGAGTCCACCGACCTGGTCCACTGGACCGACCAGCGCCTGGTGAAGGTGTCCCCGGACAACGCGGGCAACACCTGGGCCCCGGAGGCCTACTGGGACGACGAGCTCGGTGAGTACGTCGTCTTCTGGGCGTCGAAGCTGTACGCCGACGACGACCCGGACCACAAGGGCGACACGTACAACAAGATGATGTACGCGACGACCAAGGACTTCCGCACCTTCAGCGAGCCGAAGATCTGGAACGACCCGGGCTACTCGGTGATCGACTCCACGGTCGTGAAGTACAAGGACGAGTACTACCGCTACACCAAGGACGAGCGGGACCCCAGCTCCTCCAGCCCCTGCTCCAAGTTCATCACCGGTGAGAAGTCGACGTCCCTCACCTCGACGAAGTACGACTTCGTGGCCGACTGCATCGGCAAGGGCGCGATGGACCGCGGCGAGGGCCCGACGGTGTTCAAGTCCAACACCGAGAAGAAGTGGTACCTGTTCATCGACGAGTACGGCGGCCGCGGCTACGTCCCGTTCGAGACCACCGACCTCGCCTCCGGCAAGTGGACCCCGTCGACGAACTACCAGCTCCCGGCCAGCCCCCGGCACGGCACGGTGCTGCCGGTGACGCAGAAGGAGTACGACCGGCTGCTCACTGCCTACCCGAGCACCCCGACCTCCGTGGTGGACGCGACGGCAAAGCACGAGAAGGGGTACTCCATCGTCACGGAGAGCGCGTCGAAGGTCGTTCTCCCGATGGAGCCGAACGCCGATCTGCGCAACCTCGCCCCGAAGCTGTGGGTCGGTGAGGGCGCCACGCTGAGCCCGAAGTCCGGTACCCGGCGCGACTTCCGCACGCCGCAGAAGTACACCGTGACGGCGGCCGACGGCACCAAGCGCACCTGGACGGTCGAGGCGGTCCGCACCCGCAGCCCCATGCTGCCCGGACTGAACGCCGACCCCGACGTCCACTACCTCGACGGCAGGTACTGGATCTACCCGACGACGGACGGCTTCCAGGGCTGGAGCGGTACCAGGTTCAAGGCGTACTCGTCGAAGGACCTGGTCCACTGGAAGGACCACGGCGTCATCCTCGACCTCGGGCCTGACGTGACCTGGGCCGACAAGTACGCCTGGGCGCCCGCGATCGCCGAGCGGAACGGCAAGTACTACTTCTACTTCTGCGCCGAGCAGCAGATCGGCGTGGCGGTGGCCGACTCCCCCGCCGGCCCCTTCACGGACGCCCTCGGCAAGCCGCTGGTCGCCAAGGGCGGGGCGCTCAAGGGCCAGATGATCGACCCGTCGGTCTTCACCGACGACGACGGCCAGGCGTACCTGTACTGGGGCAACGGACACGGGTACGTCGTCCCGCTGAACGACGACATGGTGTCGTACGACGCGTCCAAGGTGAAGGACATCACCCCGGACAACTTCCGCGAGGGCTCGTTCGTGATCAAGCGGAAGGGCACGTACTACTTCATGTGGTCGGAGGACGACACCCGCAGCGAGAACTACCACGTGGCGTACGCGACGGGGCCGTCCCCGCTCGGCCCGTGGACCAAGCGCGGGACGATCCTGGAGAAGCGGCCCGAGTACGGCATCCTCGGCACCGGTCACCACTCGGTGGTGAACACCCCCGGCACCGACGACTGGTACATGGTCTACCACCGCTTCGCCCTCAACGGCCCGGGCAGGCCGGGCGGTGACGGCATGCACCGCGAGACCACCATCGACCGCATGGAGTTCGCGGCCGACGGAACCATCAAGCCGGTGGTACCGACGCTGGAGGGCATCGAGCCGGTACGGCGATGA